In the Sarcophilus harrisii chromosome 1, mSarHar1.11, whole genome shotgun sequence genome, one interval contains:
- the LOC100916277 gene encoding olfactory receptor 13C7-like produces the protein MEEANQTTYVTRFVLLGLSAHPKLEKIFFLLILVMYLVILLGNGILIIVTIYDSHLHTPMYFFLGNLSFLDICYTTSSVPLILDSFLTPRKTISFFGCTVQMFLSFAMGATECVLLSMMAFDRYVAICKPLRYPVIMSKAAYVPMAMGSWIAGAVNSVVQTSLAMQLPFCGDNIINHFTCEILAVLKLACADIITNVISMVVANMIFLVVPVLFIFVSYVFIISTILRIPSAEGKRKAFSTCSAHLTVVIIFYGTILFMYAKPKSKDSLGADKQQIADKLISLFYGVVTPMLNPLIYSLRNKDVKTAVKNMLTQ, from the coding sequence atggaagaagcGAATCAGACTACCTATGTTACAAGATTTGTTCTCCTAGGACTTTCTGCGCATCCAAAGcttgaaaaaattttctttttgctaattctAGTGATGTATCTGGTAATCCTTCTGGGCAATGGCATCCTCATCATAGTAACTATCTATGACTCCCACCTGCACACCCCCATGTACTTCTTCCTTGGCAACCTCTCCTTCCTGGACATTTGCTATACAACCTCTTCTGTCCCTCTGATTCTAGACAGCTTTCTCACCCCaagaaaaactatttctttttttggttgcaCAGTGCAAATGTTTTTGTCTTTCGCTATGGGAGCAACTGAATGCGTGCTTCTGAGCATGATGGCATTTGATCGCTATGTAGCCATCTGCAAGCCCCTGAGATATCCTGTCATCATGAGCAAGGCAGCCTACGTGCCAATGGCAATGGGATCCTGGATAGCGGGAGCTGTCAATTCAGTTGTACAGACATCTCTTGCAATGCAATTGCCTTTTTGTGGAGACAACATCATCAATCATTTCACTTGTGAAATTCTAGCTGTTCTTAAACTGGCCTGTGCAGATATCATAACCAATGTGATTAGCATGGTAGTGGCAAATATGATTTTTCTAGTTGTGCCAGTTctgttcatttttgtttcctaCGTTTTCATCATTTCCACCATTCTGAGGATTCCTTCTGCAGAAGGAAAACGCAAAGCTTTCTCCACCTGCTCTGCCCACCTGACAGTGGTGATTATATTCTATGGGACCATACTTTTCATGTATGCAAAACCTAAGTCTAAAGATTCTCTTGGAGCAGATAAACAGCAAATAGCAGACAAGCTCATCTCCCTTTTCTATGGTGTGGTTACCCCCATGCTCAATCCTTTGATCTACAGTCTTAGGAACAAGGATGTGAAAACAGCTGTGAAGAATATGCTAACTCAATAG